One window of Candidatus Nitrospira nitrificans genomic DNA carries:
- a CDS encoding DegQ family serine endoprotease — protein MSSHLLGKVGSTIGICLVSGVLVWGGYSFSASQASSAPTATPVAAVVTTPANGFTDVARQVTPAVVNITTVMTEKVSDGSSVPDELRDRMEEFFGRPFGPQRRGPADPFEHRGPRRGQGSGVIISSDGYILTNNHVIAKEHEVRVTLPDKREFKGKIIGADPKSDLAVIKINVGGLPAIPWGDASQLQVGEYVLAVGNPFGLNSTVTLGIVSAVGRGHMGITQYEDFIQTDAAINPGNSGGALVNTKGELVGINTAIFSQTGGYQGVGFAVSTTMAKPIYESLVKTGTVVRGYLGIGLQDLNQDLSTSFNIKDSKGALVSDVKEDSPADLAGLKQGDVIIEYQGIRVEDGVALQRLVTRTPIGSTVPLKVVRDGREHELTVRVGEQPDQPRIAKAEGDHNEHALAGLSVEDLDQDTARALGFRSKAQGVVVTKVESDSGAEKAGLMPGDVIREVNRQPVKSVKDFEKVSAHMKKGGHVLILVNRQGNALFLSAKV, from the coding sequence ATGTCATCACACCTGCTTGGCAAGGTCGGTTCCACGATCGGAATCTGTCTCGTGAGTGGGGTTCTGGTTTGGGGTGGGTACTCGTTCAGTGCGTCCCAGGCATCCAGTGCCCCGACTGCAACTCCCGTCGCCGCGGTCGTCACAACTCCCGCGAACGGTTTCACGGATGTCGCAAGACAAGTCACTCCCGCGGTCGTCAACATCACGACCGTCATGACGGAGAAGGTGTCGGACGGGTCCTCCGTTCCCGACGAGCTACGAGACCGAATGGAAGAATTTTTCGGAAGACCTTTTGGGCCTCAAAGGCGTGGACCGGCTGACCCTTTTGAACACCGAGGGCCTCGGAGAGGGCAAGGGTCGGGCGTCATCATTTCTTCGGATGGATATATCTTGACCAACAATCATGTGATCGCCAAGGAGCATGAAGTACGCGTCACTCTTCCCGACAAGCGGGAATTCAAGGGCAAGATTATCGGAGCTGACCCAAAGAGCGATCTTGCCGTGATCAAGATCAATGTCGGCGGTCTTCCTGCCATACCATGGGGCGATGCTTCGCAACTGCAGGTCGGTGAGTATGTCTTGGCGGTCGGCAATCCCTTCGGGTTGAATTCCACCGTGACGCTCGGGATCGTGAGCGCCGTGGGCCGCGGCCATATGGGAATCACGCAGTACGAAGACTTTATTCAGACGGATGCCGCCATCAACCCGGGGAATTCAGGTGGCGCGCTGGTAAACACCAAAGGAGAGCTCGTCGGCATCAATACAGCCATCTTTTCGCAGACGGGCGGGTATCAAGGAGTCGGCTTTGCGGTCTCAACGACGATGGCCAAGCCGATCTATGAGAGCCTGGTCAAGACCGGCACGGTGGTTCGAGGGTATCTGGGGATCGGTCTTCAAGACTTGAACCAGGATCTGTCCACGTCCTTCAACATCAAGGATTCGAAAGGCGCCCTCGTCAGCGATGTCAAGGAAGACAGCCCGGCGGATCTCGCCGGACTCAAACAGGGCGACGTGATCATCGAGTATCAAGGCATCAGGGTTGAAGACGGCGTCGCTCTCCAGCGGCTCGTCACCAGGACACCGATCGGCAGCACGGTGCCGCTGAAAGTGGTTCGCGATGGACGGGAGCATGAGCTGACCGTGCGCGTCGGCGAGCAACCGGACCAACCTCGAATCGCAAAGGCGGAAGGCGACCACAACGAGCATGCCTTGGCCGGTCTGTCGGTCGAGGATCTGGATCAGGACACCGCGAGAGCGTTGGGTTTCAGGAGTAAGGCCCAGGGAGTCGTGGTGACCAAGGTTGAGTCTGATAGTGGGGCCGAGAAGGCTGGGTTAATGCCAGGCGACGTCATTCGAGAGGTCAACCGGCAGCCGGTCAAGTCCGTGAAGGACTTTGAGAAAGTATCCGCGCACATGAAGAAGGGGGGGCACGTCTTGATCCTCGTCAATCGGCAAGGGAATGCCCTGTTTCTATCCGCAAAAGTGTAA
- the purU gene encoding formyltetrahydrofolate deformylase: MSAQGKDSIILLIHCKDRKGIVARVSGFIHDFGGNILDSDHHTDKDTNDFLMRMEFATEGFQIPSDDIPAAFAPIAKVYEMHCEVYPSSRRTPVGLLVSKQDHCLADLLQRHRRDELRIDIPVIVSNHDTCASWAELFKIPFAVYPVTKETKPQQEQQIVALLKEQRVELVVMARYMQILSADFLAQIGCPVINIHHSFLPAFIGANPYRQAYDRGVKIIGATAHYATQDLDEGPIIEQDVIRVGHRDTVDDLVRKGRDLEEIVLARAVRRHIERRVLVYAKKTVVFD; the protein is encoded by the coding sequence ATGTCGGCACAGGGAAAAGATTCGATCATTCTGTTGATCCATTGCAAAGACCGCAAAGGCATCGTGGCGCGTGTGTCGGGGTTCATTCACGATTTCGGCGGCAACATTCTCGATTCCGACCATCACACGGACAAGGATACGAACGATTTTCTCATGCGGATGGAGTTCGCCACGGAGGGATTCCAGATCCCCTCGGACGACATTCCGGCTGCCTTTGCGCCGATCGCGAAAGTGTATGAGATGCACTGCGAAGTGTATCCGTCCAGTCGACGAACCCCGGTCGGCCTGCTGGTTTCCAAACAAGATCACTGTCTGGCCGACCTCCTGCAACGGCACCGCCGAGACGAACTGCGCATCGATATTCCCGTCATCGTCTCGAATCACGACACCTGCGCGAGCTGGGCGGAGCTCTTCAAGATTCCGTTCGCCGTCTATCCCGTGACCAAAGAGACCAAGCCGCAGCAGGAACAGCAGATCGTGGCGCTGCTGAAAGAGCAGCGGGTGGAGCTTGTGGTGATGGCTCGCTACATGCAGATTCTCAGCGCGGACTTTCTCGCCCAGATCGGCTGCCCGGTCATCAACATTCATCATTCCTTTCTTCCAGCCTTTATCGGAGCCAACCCCTACCGGCAAGCGTACGACCGCGGCGTCAAGATCATCGGAGCGACGGCACATTACGCGACCCAAGATTTGGATGAGGGGCCGATCATCGAGCAAGACGTGATTCGTGTCGGGCACAGGGATACAGTGGACGATCTCGTGCGGAAAGGGCGCGACCTTGAAGAAATCGTCCTGGCACGCGCTGTGCGACGGCACATCGAGCGGCGAGTGTTGGTCTATGCAAAAAAGACGGTCGTGTTCGATTAA
- the rimO gene encoding 30S ribosomal protein S12 methylthiotransferase RimO has product MSQPLLLPQRAGSAKSKPRGSTTTIGFVNLGCSKNQVDSEIMLGTLVTEGFQLTSDPKQAEVVIVNTCGFIEEAKEESINTILEHGQLKKAGTCRVLIAAGCLAQRYQGDLLKELPELDAVVGTGEFGKIAEICRDLLAPKKRHRRLWISQPPYLYDELAPRLRLGKQHSAYVKIAEGCNRNCTFCAIPLMRGKQRSRPVESIVAEARRLAAEGVKEINLISQDTINYGVDLGLRKGLVRLLRELVKVEGLRWIRPFYLYPQQVTDDLLDLYAGEEKITKYIDMPLQHINDRMLKRMHRLGDRAAIESLVDRIRTRIPTVSFRTAFIVGFPGESDAAFTELHEYVTQAEFDRVAVFLYSDEEGTGAVGLDEKVERDVMEERRNAILSVQESISAAKGRAKVGTTIDVLIDGRSEETEHVLEARHEGLAPEIDGVVYIDEGRSDTAPQHPAHHNVSSPTPGDFCKVEITDASAFDLVGHIITTPV; this is encoded by the coding sequence ATGTCTCAGCCCCTCCTCCTCCCTCAACGCGCCGGATCAGCCAAATCCAAGCCAAGGGGGTCCACAACCACCATTGGTTTCGTCAATCTTGGCTGTTCCAAGAATCAGGTCGATTCAGAAATCATGCTCGGGACTCTTGTGACCGAGGGGTTTCAACTGACCAGCGACCCGAAGCAAGCCGAAGTGGTCATCGTCAATACCTGCGGCTTCATCGAAGAGGCCAAAGAAGAATCGATCAACACCATCCTTGAACATGGGCAACTGAAAAAAGCCGGAACCTGCCGTGTCTTGATTGCGGCCGGCTGTCTCGCACAGCGGTATCAAGGAGACTTGCTGAAAGAGTTACCGGAATTGGACGCAGTGGTCGGCACCGGGGAGTTCGGCAAGATCGCGGAGATTTGCCGAGACTTGTTGGCTCCTAAAAAACGACATCGACGTCTCTGGATCAGTCAACCTCCCTATCTCTACGATGAACTCGCGCCTCGCCTAAGACTCGGCAAGCAACATAGCGCCTATGTGAAAATCGCCGAAGGATGCAACCGCAACTGTACGTTTTGCGCCATTCCACTGATGCGCGGGAAGCAACGCAGCAGGCCGGTGGAATCCATTGTTGCCGAAGCGCGCCGGCTCGCCGCTGAAGGGGTCAAGGAGATCAACCTCATCTCGCAAGACACGATCAACTATGGTGTGGACCTTGGTCTACGCAAGGGCCTGGTCCGTCTGCTTCGCGAATTGGTCAAAGTTGAAGGCCTCCGGTGGATCCGGCCGTTCTACCTCTACCCTCAGCAAGTCACGGACGACCTGCTGGATCTCTATGCGGGCGAGGAAAAGATCACGAAGTATATCGACATGCCGCTCCAGCACATCAATGACCGTATGCTCAAACGCATGCATCGGCTGGGCGATCGCGCCGCCATTGAGTCTCTCGTCGATCGTATTCGTACCCGCATCCCCACTGTGAGTTTTCGGACAGCCTTTATTGTCGGTTTCCCTGGAGAATCCGATGCCGCCTTCACCGAGCTGCATGAGTACGTGACACAGGCTGAATTCGACCGCGTTGCGGTGTTTCTTTATTCGGATGAGGAAGGCACGGGGGCGGTCGGCCTAGATGAAAAAGTCGAGCGGGACGTCATGGAGGAGCGCCGCAACGCCATCCTCTCCGTTCAGGAATCTATTTCCGCAGCCAAAGGCCGGGCCAAAGTGGGCACTACCATCGACGTGCTGATCGATGGACGATCCGAGGAAACGGAACACGTTCTGGAAGCCCGCCACGAAGGGCTCGCTCCTGAAATCGACGGTGTGGTCTACATCGACGAAGGCCGGTCCGACACCGCTCCACAACACCCAGCGCATCACAACGTCTCCTCTCCCACGCCCGGTGATTTCTGCAAGGTCGAGATTACCGATGCTTCGGCCTTCGACCTCGTCGGACACATCATCACGACTCCTGTCTAA
- a CDS encoding gamma carbonic anhydrase family protein, with protein sequence MIRTFQGIKPTIPKSCFIEDTAVVIGDVIMGEHCSVWFNAVIRGDVNYIRIGDRTNVQDLCMLHVTHDTHPLIIGNEVTIGHNVVLHGCTIQSRVLVGMGAIIMDGAVIGEDSVVGAGALVVEGTIVPPKSLILGAPAKVKRPVTEKELAWIKESAENYVKYARQYMGDSAKKTGFEL encoded by the coding sequence ATGATTCGCACGTTTCAAGGCATCAAGCCCACCATCCCCAAATCATGCTTTATCGAAGACACCGCTGTCGTGATCGGCGATGTCATAATGGGTGAACATTGCAGCGTCTGGTTCAATGCCGTGATCCGGGGCGATGTGAACTATATCCGGATCGGAGATCGGACAAATGTCCAGGACCTCTGCATGTTGCATGTGACTCATGATACCCACCCGCTCATAATCGGCAATGAGGTCACGATCGGCCACAATGTCGTGCTGCATGGTTGTACGATTCAAAGTCGCGTGTTGGTGGGTATGGGCGCTATCATCATGGATGGTGCGGTGATCGGAGAAGATTCCGTGGTGGGAGCCGGGGCCTTGGTCGTTGAAGGCACGATCGTTCCCCCCAAGAGTCTGATCCTCGGAGCACCAGCCAAGGTTAAGCGACCGGTCACGGAGAAGGAGTTGGCCTGGATTAAAGAATCGGCGGAGAATTATGTGAAGTACGCGAGGCAGTACATGGGCGATTCAGCCAAGAAAACCGGGTTTGAACTCTGA
- a CDS encoding nucleotidyltransferase domain-containing protein, with product MTQAALLEHVTKTIVERFHPKRIMIFGSHARGEAGPDSDLDLFIEMDTLHRPPDRAIAISEVFGLRSWPLDIVVYTPEEVRRLRNINGTLLSVIEKEGKVLYEQR from the coding sequence ATGACACAAGCGGCTCTCCTGGAGCACGTGACAAAGACCATTGTCGAACGGTTTCACCCAAAGCGCATCATGATATTCGGCAGCCATGCTCGCGGCGAAGCCGGCCCGGACAGCGATCTGGATTTGTTCATCGAAATGGACACGCTTCACCGCCCGCCAGATCGCGCGATCGCAATCAGCGAAGTGTTTGGACTCCGTTCATGGCCGTTGGATATTGTCGTGTACACGCCCGAAGAGGTCCGCCGGTTGCGAAATATCAACGGCACACTCCTATCCGTTATCGAGAAGGAGGGCAAGGTGCTGTATGAGCAGCGCTGA